A stretch of the Uranotaenia lowii strain MFRU-FL chromosome 3, ASM2978415v1, whole genome shotgun sequence genome encodes the following:
- the LOC129753943 gene encoding uncharacterized protein LOC129753943 — translation MLCIGMRASCDDDGDDDDHDDDCCSLEKSELSGGDPNLPSRTHPSRRTSCRRRTTSEVTENHKPEPQVITKTFFGAETRDSSCTTKSTTTWHYILSAVIVVGFIVSSAELPTSGDHHHLQHCRFHQSAVVISPFVLLSYQHPAFGVVVVNITSGPASPFGGRKFEAYSTSAAHVRNRIPKVRLGRSRIVQTLKLSQSATTQSENKQTKSRSIVSHVVSDNAPRCACCKQAHFLFQCEQFRALSPQLRFELVKKNGLCINCLKGTHQARNCSSGSCKSCSKRHHSLLHLPPFPSASGSQPAASTNRPVPVHNSAEATSSHSCQMSHLVPNFAESNLSEQNSSASPPDPSFPLSSRVDSFPTPSVVSVDNPPSTACQSVEINTQLQQSIVILSTAVIKVKDAENKYVFARALLDSGSQPSFISEALCQKLRLKRNKLNSPVSGIGQSIVNVRYGVTLAIASRFETFATQLDCLVLPKLTVSLPSHHIDTSRWKIPKHLPLADPQFNISQGVDIIIGAALFFDLLQHQQFSLGSEFPTLQKTVLGYIVCGTLKQPNAEPRELQACHICVDDSLDTQLQRFWEVENFDNGKALTPDEQHCEDHFKTTVSRDDTGRYIVRLPLNEEKVSMLGDSYTAALRRFQQMEKRFAINQDLHQSYSAFMAEYESLGHMELIRVAPRSPQFFLPHHAIQRPESTTTKTRVVFDGSCRGAAALSLNDALYVGPTVQPALFSTVVSFRLPLFAITADAEKMFRQIWVHPDDRKFQQILWRRSPTDPISTYQLKTVTYGLASSPFHAARVLNQLAIDEGSRYPLAVPVIQKGTYVDDIISGHDDHDTMIETCKQLMEMLKSAGFVLRKWASNYKTVLSGVPEELWETSTELELDRSQAVKTLGLLWFPQEDVFKFKIPALPDLEIVTKRIVVSEMSQLFDPLGLLGPVVVNAKMFVQTLWEADLSWDSELAEESALWWRKYRSDIKELSSLQIPRRVLRNTQQQYTIHCFCDASQKGYGCCIYIVSSDEQGQFHSHLLTSKSRVAPLRGQSIPRLELCAALLGSQLVHNLLTNTRITGSVTFWTDSTVVLHWINSRSNCWKVFVSNRVAEIQRLTKGSKWRHISTELNPADRISRGMLASQILHDKLWWHGPEFLSSPVEMWPEGVVSIPFKPELEVEMRPMVSLHAIEENFNIFTRFSELAKLLRVVSYCFRFRKNCKLPENERIPSSLLPEEVDITLKSLIRIAQHQEFPTEVRLHSHTKSGNAVSLASKSPLKNLNIMMDEFGLLRIDGRLKNLNAPFDTRHPILLPANHQLSLLIARSIHLQTLHGGPSLLLATIRQRFWPLRGRELARKIVRQCVVCFRCNPTTTNQIMAPLPSVRLKPARAFTYSGMDYCGPFFVRPLFGKGASVKVYVALFVCLVVKAVHLEVVADLSTVACINAVKRFVASRGRVLELHCDNATAFVGADRELRRLRKEFQQQFKSKEWGEFCAGHGIIFRFIPARSPHFGGLWEAGVKSFKYHFRRIMGQKAFSMDQLLTIVAQIESVLNSRPLIPLTDTPDDLSSLTPGHFLIGEPLVSIPEPDLLHLSPSRITRLQDMQRSVQDLWRSWSRDYVSQLHQRSKWRRQTSDVQQGQLVLLKLDNYPPLQWPLGRIIQTITGSDGRVRVVMVKTASGEYKRAITEVAVLPIETSNGEGPSASTSINDVVC, via the exons ATGCTCTGTATTGGTATGCGTGCCAGTTGTGATGATGACGGCGACGATGATGATCACGACGATGATTGTTGT AGCCTAGAAAAAAGTGAACTTTCTGGAGGTGATCCGAACCTGCCCAGTAGAACCCATCCGTCCCGAAGAACCAGCTGTCGGCGTAGGACCACATCGGAGGTGACCGAGAACCACAAGCCGGAACCACAGGTGATTACCAAGACATTTTTTGGTGCCGAAACCCGGGATAGCAGTTGCACTACCAAGTCGACCACCACGTGGCACTACATTTTGTCG GCAGTCATTGTCGTCGGTTTCATCGTCAGCTCAGCTGAATTACCAACATCCGGAGATCATCATCACCTTCAGCACTGTCGATTTCATCAAAGTGCAGTCGTCATTAGCCCGTTCGTGTTGCTGAGCTATCAACATCCAGCAttcggcgtcgtcgtcgtcaacaTCACTAGTGGGCCAGCCTCTCCATTCGGTGGCAGAAAATTTGAGGCATATTCTACGTCAGCAGCACACGTGAGGAACCGCATACCGAAAGTGAGGTTAGG AAGATCGCGAATAGTACAAACCCTAAAGCTCTCCCAATCGGCAACTACCCAATCCGAGAATAAGCAAACGAAATCCAGATCAATTGTGTCACATGTCGTCTCTGATAATGCGCCCAGGTGTGCCTGTTGTAAGCAAGCGCATTTCCTGTTCCAGTGTGAACAATTTCGAGCACTTTCTCCTCAACTTCGTTTTGAACTTGTCAAAAAGAATGGCCTTTGCATAAACTGTCTAAAGGGAACACATCAAGCCAGAAATTGCTCCAGCGGATCCTGTAAAAGTTGTTCGAAGAGGCATCACTCGTTGCTACACCTGCCTCCATTTCCGTCGGCTTCTGGTTCACAACCAGCAGCATCTACTAATCGACCTGTGCCAGTTCACAATTCCGCTGAAGCAACTTCGTCGCATTCGTGCCAAATGTCGCATCTCGTAccgaattttgccgaaagcaaTCTGTCCGAACAAAATTCGTCTGCCTCACCACCTGATCCGTCGTTTCCGTTATCGTCGCGTGTCGATTCTTTCCCAACGCCGTCGGTCGTTTCCGTTGATAATCCTCCCTCTACCGCCTGCCAAAGTGTGGAAATAAACACCCAACTACAGCAGTCAATCGTGATCTTGTCAACAGCAGTGATAAAAGTGAAagatgcagaaaataaatacgtttttgccagagcattgctcgatagtggttCTCAACCTAGCTTCATTTCGGAAGCCCTCTGTCAGAAACTACGTTTGAAGCGGAACAAACTCAACTCGCCAGTTAGTGGAATTGGGCAATCCATCGTCAACGTTCGCTATGGTGTTACATTAGCCATTGCGTCACGTTTTGAAACTTTCGCTACTCAATTAGACTGTCTCGTACTGCCAAAGCTTACCGTCTCGCTACCCAGCCATCACATTGACACCTCTCGCTGGAAGATTCCAAAACATCTACCGCTTGCAGATCCGCAGTTCAACATTAGCCAAGGTGTTGATATCATCATTGGAGCTGCTTTGTTCTTCGACCTTCTTCAACACCAGCAATTTTCCCTTGGTTCCGAGTTTCCGACGCTACAGAAAACGGTCCTCGGATACATCGTTTGTGGCACTTTGAAGCAGCCAAATGCAGAGCCTAGAGAACTGCAAGCATGCCACATCTGCGTTGACGATAGCCTCGATACTCAACTTCAGAGGTTTTGGGAAGTCGAAAACTTCGATAACGGTAAAGCTCTTACTCCTGACGAACAACACTGCGAAGATCATTTCAAAACTACCGTTTCCCGTGACGATACAGGTCGTTATATCGTTCGCCTTCCACTCAACGAAGAGAAGGTCTCGATGCTTGGCGATTCATACACCGCTGCTCTTCGAAGATTCCAGCAAATGGAAAAGAGATTCGCTATCAACCAAGATTTGCATCAGAGCTATTCAGCTTTCATGGCAGAGTACGAGAGTTTGGGTCACATGGAGTTGATTCGCGTCGCGCCGCGTAGCCCACAGTTTTTTCTTCCTCACCATGCCATCCAGCGTCCAGAAAGTACGACCACCAAAACACGAGTGGTATTTGACGGTTCCTGTCGTGGAGCAGCCGCTCTGTCGCTCAACGACGCTCTCTACGTCGGACCAACAGTTCAGCCAGCTCTTTTCTCCACTGTCGTTAGTTTTCGCCTGCCATTGTTCGCCATTACCGCCGATGCAGAGAAAATGTTCCGGCAGATTTGGGTCCACCCTGATGACCGAAAATTCCAGCAAATTCTTTGGCGCAGAAGCCCAACTGACCCAATCAGCACCTACCAGTTGAAAACTGTTACTTACGGTCTTGCAAGTTCGCCATTTCACGCTGCTCGTGTGCTTAACCAACTCGCTATCGACGAGGGAAGTCGGTATCCTCTTGCCGTACCTGTGATTCAAAAGGGCACATACGTAGACGACATAATTTCTGGACACGACGACCACGACACGATGATAGAAACCTGCAAGCAACTAATGGAAATGTTGAAGTCGGCAGGTTTTGTTCTGCGAAAATGGGCGTCAAACTACAAAACAGTTCTCAGCGGCGTTCCGGAAGAGCTCTGGGAGACATCAACAGAACTAGAGCTCGATCGTTCTCAAGCAGTCAAAACCTTGGGTTTGTTATGGTTTCCCCAGGAGGATGTCTTCAAGTTCAAGATCCCTGCTCTCCCAGACCTTGAAATTGTTACCAAGCGTATTGTGGTTTCTGAGATGTCTCAGCTATTTGATCCCCTTGGACTTTTGGGTCCTGTAGTCGTCAACGCAAAGATGTTCGTCCAAACCCTCTGGGAGGCTGATCTATCGtgggattctgagcttgcaGAAGAGTCGGCACTATGGTGGAGGAAATATCGTAGCGACATTAAGGAGCTATCATCATTACAAATCCCTCGAAGAGTTTTGCGGAACACACAACAACAATACACGATCCACTGTTTTTGCGATGCGTCGCAGAAAGGTTACGGTTGCTGCATCTACATTGTATCATCTGACGAACAAGGCCAATTCCACTCGCATCTTCTCACCTCAAAATCTCGTGTCGCTCCACTTCGTGGTCAATCTATTCCTCGCTTGGAGCTGTGCGCAGCTCTTCTTGGCAGCCAATTGGTTCACAATCTGCTAACGAACACAAGAATCACCGGATCCGTAACATTTTGGACGGATTCAACAGTCGTTCTTCACTGGATCAATTCCCGATCTAACTGTTGGAAAGTTTTCGtctccaatcgagttgcagagATTCAACGTCTTACAAAGGGTTCCAAATGGAGGCACATATCGACGGAATTGAACCCTGCTGATCGTATTTCCCGAGGAATGCTCGCAAGCCAGATCCTGCACGACAAGCTGTGGTGGCATGGTCCAGAATTTCTTTCCTCCCCCGTCGAAATGTGGCCGGAAGGCGTTGTATCGATACCATTTAAACCCGAACTGGAAGTGGAAATGCGTCCAATGGTTTCTCTTCACGCAATAGAAGAAAACTTCAACATCTTCACTCGGTTTTCGGAGCTAGCAAAGTTATTACGAGTCGTTTCCTACTGTTTTCGCTTTCGAAAAAACTGCAAACTGCCGGAAAATGAGCGTATTCCATCATCCTTGTTGCCTGAAGAAGTAGACATTACGCTCAAGTCCCTCATTCGAATCGCACAGCACCAGGAATTTCCCACGGAAGTCCGTTTGCATAGCCATACCAAGTCTGGCAATGCTGTCTCACTCGCCTCGAAATCGCCACTCAAAAATCTGAATATTATGATGGATGAATTCGGACTTCTTCGGATTGATGgacgtttaaaaaatttgaatgcacCGTTCGATACTCGCCATCCAATTTTGTTGCCGGCAAATCATCAACTGAGCTTGTTGATTGCTAGATCGATTCATCTGCAGACACTTCATGGAGGACCTTCACTTCTCCTTGCAACAATTCGCCAACGTTTTTGGCCACTACGGGGTCGAGAGTTAGCTCGGAAGATTGTACGCCAGTGCGTAGTCTGCTTCAGGTGCAATCCtacaactacaaaccaaatcaTGGCACCTCTACCATCTGTACGCCTAAAACCAGCCCGAGCTTTTACCTATTCAGGAATGGACTACTGTGGGCCGTTTTTCGTTCGTCCGCTGTTTGGGAAAGGTGCGTCGGTTAAAGTTTACGTTGCGTTGTTCGTCTGCTTGGTGGTGAAGGCCGTGCATCTCGAAGTCGTCGCTGACTTGTCGACCGTCGCGTGCATCAACGCCGTCAAACGTTTTGTCGCCAGTCGTGGCCGCGTTCTCGAATTGCACTGCGACAATGCAACCGCTTTCGTCGGGGCGGATCGCGAATTGCGTCGACTTCGGAAGGAGTTCCAGCAACAATTCAAGTCGAAGGAATGGGGCGAATTCTGCGCAGGACACGGCATCATCTTTCGCTTCATCCCAGCCCGCTCACCACACTTTGGTGGCCTCTGGGAAGCCGGAGTGAAGTCCTTTAAGTATCATTTTCGTCGCATAATGGGACAAAAGGCTTTCTCAATGGACCAACTCCTGACCATCGTTGCACAGATTGAATCTGTATTGAACTCTCGCCCACTCATTCCTTTAACCGACACTCCGGACGACCTCTCATCGCTTACTCCTGGTCACTTCCTCATTGGAGAACCGCTCGTCTCAATTCCCGAGCCCGACCTTCTTCATCTGTCGCCTAGTCGAATCACCCGTTTGCAGGACATGCAACGTTCGGTTCAAGATCTGTGGCGCTCCTGGTCGAGGGACTATGTAAGCCAGCTTCATCAACGCAGTAAGTGGAGACGCCAAACTTCGGACGTTCAACAAGGTCAACTGGTACTACTGAAGCTCGACAACTACCCTCCACTTCAATGGCCTCTTGGTCGAATTATCCAAACCATCACCGGTTCCGACGGACGAGTACGCGTTGTGATGGTCAAAACGGCGTCTGGCGAATACAAGCGAGCGATCACGGAAGTCGCAGTCCTACCAATTGAGACCAGCAACGGTGAGGGTCCATCAGCATCAACATCGATCAACGACGTGGTCTGTTGA